A DNA window from Sphingomonas profundi contains the following coding sequences:
- a CDS encoding MT-A70 family methyltransferase, with protein MEHHQRVLGPLPRAPMMQMGPPFEGLRMFGYRVILADPAWPFENYSAKGESRNANRHYPTMSIEQIKSLPVGHLASDSCALFLWVTDSMLDQGIDVMRRWGFRYVTTAFTWAKRTRLDTGWHLGTGYYTHANPETCLLGMAGRVGLPKSRAVRQLIVEPVREHSRKPDRVSSDIEAMFDGPYVELFARQRRRGWDAWGNDVDRFEPIEI; from the coding sequence TTGGAACATCATCAACGGGTGCTCGGTCCTCTCCCCCGGGCGCCGATGATGCAAATGGGACCTCCCTTCGAGGGGCTGCGCATGTTTGGCTATAGAGTGATCCTCGCCGACCCGGCATGGCCGTTTGAAAACTACTCAGCCAAAGGTGAGAGCCGGAATGCAAACCGCCACTATCCGACCATGTCGATCGAGCAAATAAAGAGTCTTCCTGTCGGCCATCTCGCCAGCGACTCGTGCGCTTTGTTTCTTTGGGTGACGGATTCGATGCTCGATCAAGGGATCGACGTCATGCGCCGCTGGGGATTTCGGTACGTGACGACCGCCTTCACATGGGCGAAGCGAACCCGGCTAGACACCGGCTGGCATCTCGGCACCGGCTACTACACCCATGCCAATCCAGAAACCTGCTTGTTGGGAATGGCTGGCCGCGTGGGTCTGCCCAAGAGCCGCGCCGTGCGTCAGCTGATTGTTGAGCCGGTGCGTGAGCACAGCCGCAAACCGGATCGTGTTTCGTCCGACATCGAGGCGATGTTCGACGGGCCGTATGTGGAGCTGTTCGCACGTCAACGCCGTCGGGGTTGGGATGCCTGGGGCAACGATGTGGATCGCTTCGAGCCCATCGAAATTTGA
- a CDS encoding ASCH domain-containing protein: MKCLTIWQPWASLIMIGAKPIEWRSWYAPRSMHGQRIGIHAGTRKVAKIEVYQLITDCIHEGRQHLAGEPIDHPTGLDIPIALDFLSTLLTAPELAPLSCLLGTAVIGEPRLAADHGYPVDSDRLEEQNWGWPLSDVQPLAEPVWVKGRQGFWTLPDAADAARMFVEAA; encoded by the coding sequence ATGAAGTGCCTGACGATATGGCAGCCTTGGGCTTCGCTGATCATGATCGGCGCCAAGCCGATCGAGTGGCGTAGCTGGTACGCGCCGAGGTCTATGCACGGCCAGCGGATCGGCATTCACGCCGGCACCCGCAAGGTCGCGAAGATCGAAGTCTATCAGCTGATCACGGACTGCATCCACGAGGGGCGACAACACCTCGCGGGCGAGCCGATCGATCACCCCACCGGCCTCGACATCCCAATCGCGCTCGACTTCCTCAGCACTCTGCTGACGGCGCCGGAACTGGCCCCGCTATCATGTCTGCTCGGTACGGCGGTGATCGGCGAGCCACGCCTCGCTGCTGACCACGGCTATCCCGTCGATAGCGACCGGCTCGAAGAGCAGAATTGGGGTTGGCCGCTCAGCGACGTCCAGCCGCTTGCGGAGCCGGTCTGGGTGAAGGGTCGACAGGGCTTCTGGACGCTCCCCGACGCGGCCGATGCGGCCCGCATGTTCGTGGAGGCGGCGTGA
- a CDS encoding SANT/Myb-like DNA-binding domain-containing protein translates to MDLSAILAANAPGRPIRTGFTAEDLPTSSRWSTREEQILRTYYQDRGAKACAALLPGRTEAAIRQRFHCLVKQGRAS, encoded by the coding sequence ATGGACCTCTCCGCCATCCTCGCCGCCAACGCCCCCGGGCGACCGATCCGCACCGGCTTCACCGCCGAGGATCTTCCGACATCTAGCCGCTGGTCGACGCGCGAAGAACAGATCCTGCGGACTTATTACCAGGATCGAGGTGCAAAGGCCTGCGCCGCTCTCCTGCCTGGCAGGACCGAGGCGGCGATCCGGCAGCGGTTCCACTGTCTCGTGAAGCAAGGCCGCGCGTCATGA
- a CDS encoding helix-turn-helix domain-containing protein yields the protein MIAEPLTAGAYLRRRRESAGLSIDDVAVLISVTDAWVTFNKALVKLIETDEHVPSPGFFDRLRGAFAFDRFVYEQLVCGPRPRHLHALRRRGRARRRSSLHRSRLKGTSMPNDPILPGLVPPLTPAEYIRLRREAAGLTIAQAAKPYYRRPEHAADVEATLRRAELPGAMIREDYLVDDYQRAFPFDPAVYRQLRDEAPAHHPTICRSCGCTSWTPCIGRDGEDCSIGEGLTCSVCEQKAHRRSQRRAA from the coding sequence GTGATCGCCGAGCCGCTCACGGCGGGAGCGTACCTCCGCCGCCGACGCGAGTCCGCCGGCCTCTCGATCGACGATGTCGCGGTCCTGATCTCCGTCACGGACGCTTGGGTGACGTTCAACAAGGCGCTGGTGAAGCTGATCGAGACCGATGAGCACGTGCCATCGCCGGGCTTTTTCGATCGCCTGCGAGGCGCCTTCGCGTTCGATCGCTTCGTCTACGAGCAGCTCGTCTGCGGCCCACGACCCCGACACCTGCACGCACTGCGCCGGCGCGGTCGCGCTCGGCGCCGATCTTCCCTCCACCGAAGTCGCCTGAAAGGAACTTCGATGCCGAACGACCCGATCCTGCCCGGGCTTGTCCCGCCGTTGACGCCTGCGGAATATATTCGTCTGCGCCGTGAGGCCGCTGGCCTGACGATCGCGCAGGCGGCCAAGCCTTATTACAGACGGCCGGAACACGCCGCCGACGTCGAGGCGACGCTGCGCCGTGCGGAGCTTCCCGGAGCGATGATCCGCGAGGATTACCTCGTCGACGATTATCAGCGCGCATTTCCGTTCGACCCCGCTGTGTACCGCCAGCTCCGCGACGAAGCACCGGCTCATCACCCGACAATTTGCCGCAGCTGCGGCTGCACCAGCTGGACACCTTGCATCGGCCGTGACGGCGAGGATTGCTCGATCGGGGAGGGGCTTACCTGCTCCGTCTGCGAGCAGAAGGCGCACCGCCGTTCACAGCGGAGGGCGGCATGA
- a CDS encoding toprim domain-containing protein translates to MYSPEILREVLQLLQRDFKFRESGQWLRGGQCPGCGKKEVYTHAEKPVVLKCGRLDKCGWDQAVKDRYPEIFDDWSKRYKATPENPTAAADAYLVHQRGIDLQGLRGAYTQEWYQDPDRRISTATIRFDLPGGSWWERLIDQPGRFSKKARFAYERSWRGQWWMPPGVSIESLAGAEELWLVEGIFDALALRQNGIIAVSLMSSNNYPEIQLGLLRKAVAAREVAGKGPLLVWALDVGQAGTYYTRKFVKQSRKAGWEATAAQVRLEEDLGAKLDWNDLHLRDKLAPENLADCRWHGEVMIADTATDKAFLLWQRKQWGSFHFTFEGQTYWASFNANKIAETVAGYAENSKIAMLSYETKRDMAAREAGLVEAIANCTFRALYKQRDEATDETDYYLRVEFPTDRPSAKGPFSASSLAAGAEFKKRLLAIGTGAYWRGTTGQLDKIMAHQMVHIRDVEPIQFTGYSRAHKAWILGDIAVKDGRVIKVNDDGFFDFGKAAAVKLRTEERILDAIDYDPDRLDTSWLDDFWTAYRAKGLVVLGFWFGALFAEQIRVEQSSLGFLEITGLPGTGKTSLIEFLWKLLGRDNYEGFDPAKATAAALARNLGKVANMPVVLMEGDRDKDASHARKFEWEELKTAYNGRSVRSRGLANGGMETFEPPFRGAIIIEQNHPVDASPAMLERIMHLDFDKEGWTEATRMAAQRIDRWPIKTISGFILHAIRRETRVMEVFHAAYARHEAALKAMPAIRNQRLEKNHAQLLAMIEAMCVVLPIGAERVAAALDFATAMACERQLAINADHPDVQVFWEKFDWIELNQGENPAHPINHARDPKTTIAVSLVEFEQRCADRRISIPPINDLKKHLKTSKVRKFVANKPVNSVNGKILQCWVFQQPGAAGATPSR, encoded by the coding sequence TTGTATTCTCCCGAGATCCTGCGTGAAGTGCTCCAGTTGCTGCAGCGGGACTTCAAGTTCCGCGAGAGCGGGCAATGGCTGCGCGGCGGCCAGTGCCCCGGATGCGGCAAGAAGGAGGTCTACACCCACGCCGAGAAGCCGGTCGTCCTGAAGTGCGGCCGGCTTGACAAATGCGGCTGGGATCAGGCGGTCAAAGACCGCTACCCGGAAATATTTGACGACTGGTCGAAGCGGTACAAGGCGACCCCGGAGAACCCGACGGCCGCGGCCGATGCGTATCTCGTTCACCAGCGCGGCATCGACCTGCAGGGCTTGCGCGGCGCCTACACGCAGGAGTGGTATCAAGACCCCGACCGGCGCATCAGCACCGCGACGATCCGGTTCGACCTGCCCGGTGGCAGCTGGTGGGAACGGCTGATCGACCAACCCGGCCGCTTCTCGAAAAAGGCACGCTTCGCCTACGAGAGGAGCTGGCGCGGCCAATGGTGGATGCCGCCGGGCGTCTCCATCGAAAGTCTCGCCGGAGCGGAGGAGCTCTGGCTCGTCGAGGGCATCTTCGACGCGCTGGCGTTGCGCCAGAACGGCATAATCGCCGTGTCGCTGATGAGCAGCAACAATTATCCCGAGATTCAGCTCGGGCTGCTGCGCAAGGCCGTCGCGGCGCGCGAAGTCGCGGGGAAGGGGCCGCTTCTGGTCTGGGCCCTCGATGTCGGCCAGGCCGGAACCTACTACACCCGGAAATTCGTCAAGCAGTCGCGCAAGGCTGGCTGGGAAGCGACCGCGGCCCAGGTGCGCCTCGAGGAGGATCTCGGCGCCAAGCTGGACTGGAACGACCTGCATCTGCGCGACAAGCTCGCACCGGAAAACCTCGCCGACTGCCGTTGGCACGGCGAGGTGATGATCGCGGACACCGCGACTGACAAGGCCTTCCTCCTCTGGCAGCGCAAGCAGTGGGGCAGCTTCCACTTCACCTTCGAGGGCCAGACCTATTGGGCGAGTTTCAACGCCAACAAGATCGCCGAGACCGTCGCCGGCTATGCCGAAAACTCCAAGATCGCGATGCTGTCCTACGAGACGAAGCGCGACATGGCCGCGCGCGAGGCGGGGCTGGTCGAGGCCATCGCGAACTGCACCTTCCGCGCCCTCTACAAGCAGCGCGACGAGGCGACGGACGAGACCGACTATTATCTGAGGGTCGAGTTTCCTACCGACAGGCCGTCAGCCAAGGGGCCCTTCTCTGCCAGCTCGCTTGCCGCCGGCGCGGAATTCAAGAAGCGGCTGCTGGCAATCGGCACCGGGGCATATTGGCGCGGCACCACCGGCCAGCTCGACAAAATCATGGCGCACCAGATGGTGCACATCCGCGACGTCGAGCCGATCCAGTTCACCGGCTACAGCCGCGCCCACAAGGCCTGGATCCTCGGCGACATCGCGGTGAAGGATGGCCGCGTCATCAAGGTCAATGATGACGGCTTCTTCGATTTCGGCAAGGCCGCCGCCGTCAAGCTGCGCACTGAGGAGCGCATCCTCGATGCGATCGACTACGATCCCGATCGTCTCGACACGAGCTGGCTCGACGACTTCTGGACGGCCTATAGGGCGAAGGGGCTGGTCGTTCTCGGCTTCTGGTTCGGTGCGCTGTTCGCCGAACAGATCCGCGTCGAGCAATCCAGCCTGGGCTTTCTCGAGATCACCGGGCTGCCAGGCACCGGCAAGACCAGCCTGATCGAGTTCCTGTGGAAACTGCTCGGTCGCGACAATTATGAGGGGTTCGATCCGGCGAAGGCAACCGCCGCCGCGCTCGCCCGCAATCTCGGCAAGGTCGCAAACATGCCGGTCGTCCTCATGGAAGGCGATCGCGACAAGGATGCGAGCCATGCCCGCAAGTTCGAGTGGGAGGAGCTGAAGACGGCCTATAACGGCCGATCGGTCCGTTCCCGTGGCCTCGCCAACGGTGGCATGGAGACTTTCGAGCCACCGTTCCGCGGCGCCATCATCATCGAGCAGAACCATCCGGTCGATGCGTCGCCGGCGATGCTCGAACGCATCATGCACCTCGACTTCGACAAGGAAGGGTGGACCGAGGCCACGCGCATGGCCGCCCAGCGTATCGACCGCTGGCCGATCAAGACCATCAGCGGCTTCATCCTTCACGCGATCCGCCGCGAGACCAGGGTGATGGAGGTCTTTCACGCGGCCTATGCGCGACACGAGGCAGCGCTGAAGGCGATGCCGGCGATCCGCAACCAGCGGCTCGAGAAGAACCACGCGCAGCTGCTCGCGATGATCGAGGCAATGTGCGTCGTGCTGCCGATCGGCGCCGAACGCGTCGCGGCGGCCTTGGACTTCGCGACGGCGATGGCGTGCGAGCGTCAGCTGGCGATCAACGCCGATCATCCGGATGTGCAGGTGTTCTGGGAGAAATTCGACTGGATCGAGCTCAATCAGGGCGAAAATCCGGCGCACCCGATCAATCACGCTCGAGATCCGAAAACAACGATCGCAGTCAGCTTGGTCGAATTCGAACAGCGCTGCGCCGACCGGCGTATTTCTATCCCGCCGATCAACGATCTCAAGAAGCACCTGAAGACATCGAAGGTGCGCAAGTTCGTCGCCAACAAGCCGGTCAACTCGGTCAACGGCAAGATTCTTCAATGCTGGGTCTTCCAGCAGCCCGGCGCCGCCGGCGCCACCCCCTCCCGCTGA
- a CDS encoding transcriptional regulator: protein MSGAATPYEALRRAAELAGGQSALARICEKAQPTVWKWLQSSKRLPAEHVLPVEAATGVSRHLLRPDIYPLEHGAMLPSLPDVSPSAPAVSCGRRRISQAVAEA, encoded by the coding sequence ATGAGCGGCGCAGCAACCCCCTACGAAGCACTCCGTCGCGCGGCTGAGCTAGCCGGCGGGCAGTCGGCGCTCGCGCGGATTTGCGAGAAGGCGCAGCCTACCGTGTGGAAGTGGCTACAAAGCAGCAAGCGGCTCCCGGCAGAGCATGTTCTTCCTGTCGAAGCCGCAACCGGCGTTTCTCGTCATCTGCTTCGCCCTGACATCTACCCTCTCGAGCATGGCGCCATGCTCCCCTCGCTGCCCGATGTATCGCCATCAGCGCCGGCCGTCTCGTGCGGTCGACGCCGGATTTCGCAAGCAGTCGCAGAGGCATGA
- a CDS encoding XRE family transcriptional regulator — translation MRVGERVLERLSAAGMSQAELARRIGLAQPTINNLIRRNKVGTKHLHRIARELGTTPEYLTGETDDPAEGALPVPTADLVAEQVGAIMVPMLDLRFGMGGGNVVDAHSIIDRIPFPRDWLLSRIEGKPEQVMIITGEGDSMEPTIRSGDALLVDQAQRTVRQQDQIWAIGLHDVGMVKRLRRRKGGYEIISDNPAVPADRADDGEMEVVGRVIWIGRWQ, via the coding sequence ATGAGGGTAGGCGAACGCGTTCTGGAACGGCTTTCCGCAGCCGGCATGTCGCAAGCTGAACTCGCGCGCCGGATCGGATTGGCGCAACCGACGATCAATAACCTCATCCGCCGGAACAAGGTTGGGACGAAACATCTCCATCGGATTGCGCGGGAGCTCGGCACAACCCCCGAGTATCTCACGGGCGAGACCGACGATCCCGCCGAAGGCGCACTGCCGGTTCCCACCGCCGACCTCGTCGCAGAGCAAGTCGGCGCTATCATGGTGCCGATGCTCGACCTGAGATTCGGTATGGGCGGCGGCAACGTTGTCGACGCGCACTCGATCATCGATCGCATTCCCTTTCCGCGTGATTGGCTGCTGTCGCGCATCGAGGGCAAACCCGAGCAGGTTATGATCATCACGGGGGAAGGCGACTCCATGGAGCCTACGATCCGGTCAGGAGACGCCCTTCTCGTCGACCAAGCGCAGCGGACGGTGCGCCAGCAGGATCAGATCTGGGCGATCGGCCTGCACGACGTCGGCATGGTGAAGCGGCTGCGCCGACGTAAAGGCGGTTACGAAATCATCAGCGACAATCCCGCCGTGCCGGCCGATCGCGCTGATGACGGCGAGATGGAGGTGGTTGGTCGGGTGATCTGGATCGGGCGGTGGCAATAG
- a CDS encoding DUF2971 domain-containing protein has product MAELDPHSDDYAALHYCLFQYAAEAVASLQEPGRFAHYTSAAVVMDIIQSEPLRRSLWLRNATEMNDFSEIEFGLDCLEETLKDQIIGDKFKKAVQQIDERMLNWISSALIAEAPRIKANTYLLSLAQHDIREQRNGILSMWRAYGGDANVCLILKPGPFVTEQTAYDVSLHPVSYGGLRDFRDEFSQMCDRLIERVDDLRAIDPDVVWFNIKRAIDFMVLSTKHPSFIEEKEWRVIYRPPDPPAVPDVPSKIVCVNGIVQKVFYLPMVNIPDQGVNGADLHEVLDRIIIGPTPNPPLVINAFVELLRQAGIEDAARRVVYCDVPLRR; this is encoded by the coding sequence ATGGCTGAACTCGACCCCCACTCCGACGACTATGCTGCCTTGCACTACTGCCTCTTCCAGTATGCGGCTGAAGCGGTGGCGAGCCTCCAAGAACCCGGACGCTTTGCGCATTACACGAGCGCGGCGGTCGTCATGGACATCATCCAGAGTGAGCCGCTACGCCGTTCGCTTTGGCTTCGCAACGCGACCGAAATGAATGATTTCTCTGAGATCGAATTCGGGCTCGATTGTTTGGAGGAGACGCTCAAGGACCAAATCATAGGAGACAAGTTCAAGAAGGCGGTCCAGCAGATTGACGAACGGATGCTAAATTGGATCTCCTCGGCCCTAATTGCGGAAGCTCCGCGCATCAAGGCGAACACGTACCTCCTCAGCCTAGCCCAACATGACATCCGGGAGCAGCGAAACGGCATTTTGAGCATGTGGCGCGCTTACGGAGGTGACGCAAACGTCTGCCTGATCCTCAAGCCAGGCCCGTTCGTCACCGAGCAAACCGCTTATGACGTAAGCCTTCATCCAGTCTCATACGGTGGCCTCCGAGATTTTCGAGACGAGTTCTCTCAGATGTGCGACCGCCTGATTGAGCGCGTGGATGACTTGAGGGCAATCGATCCTGACGTGGTTTGGTTCAACATCAAGCGCGCTATCGACTTCATGGTGCTGTCCACTAAGCATCCCAGCTTCATTGAGGAGAAGGAATGGAGGGTCATTTACAGGCCTCCCGATCCACCTGCTGTTCCTGATGTTCCAAGCAAGATCGTTTGCGTAAATGGCATCGTGCAGAAGGTGTTTTACCTGCCAATGGTCAACATACCGGACCAGGGGGTAAACGGTGCTGACCTGCACGAAGTATTGGATCGCATCATAATAGGACCGACGCCGAACCCACCGCTCGTGATAAACGCGTTCGTGGAACTGCTGCGCCAGGCAGGAATAGAAGATGCGGCACGTAGGGTCGTTTATTGCGACGTTCCGTTACGGCGATAG
- a CDS encoding NUDIX hydrolase gives MTKQSAAIPYRIDDRGRITVLLITSRTKHRWIIPKGKVGRAMEPRASAGREAFEEAGVMGRLGRVPVGSYRQLAHNAPGDAVSIEVQAFPLEVTDELPVWLEMEQRERRWFSIEEARQIVQDREISALLECFVEYLVSSRRSAADA, from the coding sequence TTGACTAAGCAGTCTGCCGCCATTCCATATCGGATTGATGATCGAGGCCGTATTACGGTACTACTCATCACCTCTCGCACAAAGCACCGGTGGATCATCCCAAAGGGCAAGGTTGGCCGTGCGATGGAGCCTCGAGCGTCGGCTGGCCGAGAAGCTTTCGAAGAAGCCGGCGTGATGGGCCGCCTCGGTCGTGTTCCTGTGGGATCGTATCGGCAGCTGGCTCATAACGCTCCTGGCGATGCCGTTAGCATTGAGGTTCAAGCTTTCCCCCTCGAAGTGACAGATGAACTGCCGGTATGGCTCGAGATGGAGCAACGTGAGCGGCGCTGGTTCTCCATCGAGGAAGCAAGGCAGATCGTGCAAGATAGAGAGATCTCCGCGCTCCTAGAGTGTTTCGTCGAGTATCTAGTCAGCTCTCGACGATCGGCCGCGGACGCCTGA
- a CDS encoding DUF3164 family protein: MKVVAHPAAIDVNGSPYLRDAKGSLVPLASVKAADLLMDETVRKILAGAHEASALVTAFKARTFENVGELQALLAQHYGASVGGKKGNITLVSFDGCQKVQVQVADLLEFGPELQSAKALIDECLTEWAVGSAIELRALVNRVFQVDKQGQINRAELFMLLRVEIQDDRWMRAMEAIRNSIRVIGSRTYVRFYDRPAPDAAWRPVTVDLAAA, from the coding sequence ATGAAGGTGGTCGCTCACCCCGCCGCAATCGACGTGAACGGAAGCCCATACCTGCGCGATGCGAAGGGCAGCCTGGTGCCGCTTGCATCCGTGAAGGCGGCCGACCTGCTGATGGACGAGACAGTGCGTAAAATCCTCGCCGGCGCGCACGAGGCGTCGGCGCTGGTGACCGCTTTCAAGGCGCGCACATTCGAGAATGTGGGCGAACTGCAGGCGCTGCTCGCGCAGCACTACGGCGCCAGCGTGGGCGGCAAGAAGGGCAATATCACGCTGGTGTCGTTCGACGGGTGCCAGAAAGTGCAGGTTCAGGTGGCGGATCTGCTCGAGTTCGGGCCGGAGCTGCAATCCGCCAAGGCGCTGATCGATGAGTGCCTCACCGAATGGGCGGTCGGCAGCGCAATCGAATTGCGCGCGCTGGTTAACCGCGTCTTCCAAGTCGACAAGCAGGGGCAAATCAACCGTGCCGAGCTCTTCATGCTGCTGCGCGTGGAGATCCAGGATGATCGCTGGATGCGCGCCATGGAAGCGATACGCAATTCGATCCGGGTAATCGGCTCGCGCACCTACGTCCGCTTCTACGATCGGCCGGCACCAGACGCCGCGTGGCGGCCGGTGACCGTGGACCTAGCAGCGGCATGA
- a CDS encoding phage terminase large subunit family protein, which produces MSSSSSRISESRKRSSQKPAKDERLRRAWRRGLTPPPWINLPDWADRYRRLAKEAGSTSGKWRTSTVEVARGPMLAVTEPGVHVLTAMVCTQLLKTALLETIVGYHAHIKPVPMLLVQPKEAAAEQFSKERISPMIRATPVLRDLMGSRKSRSAEETLLYKGFPGGFLALAGAGSPDNLARRPVCITMYDEVDKYVLTREGDAIGLGDERQATFSEYLSVRVCSPTIEGESRIEASYLAGDQRQASVECPHCRHRNFIDFFRHVEWDKELDEAGNVIAHHPRTAKIYCEACGVGWDEGARLQALKTTRWHQTKAFLCCGKHQDPLAVFEETWRRQGDSRPADPVLQTWDWWAGPRWAVYRARCQHCGKWPVDNEHASFTAGKLFSPWPKDAPPKQATKWLDMKDDPDQRVVFDNTQRGRPHRRATGKDLKAETLAARAETWPGEVPDGIGLITVGGDTQDDRVELEFVGWGTNEESWSLGYVVIEGDTSSFELWDRVDEQLLRTFRRADGRAFAVEAACIDSGGHRTNEVYAFAKARLGRKVWAIKGASEKSGQRAPIWPTVKPSTRKRSQYKPTVIGVNAAKDTIRARLEEVREPGPGFMHFHAKRELAWYEQLIVERRILKVMAGSRFTVWECPKGKANEALDCRVYAYAALQGLIHFGLRLNERTEELATRFIAIAAPEMAPAAEDAWISRSGADGGESWL; this is translated from the coding sequence ATGTCCAGCAGCAGCTCCAGGATCTCGGAGAGCCGGAAGCGGAGTTCGCAGAAGCCGGCGAAGGATGAGCGGCTGCGGCGCGCCTGGCGCCGCGGCCTCACGCCTCCGCCCTGGATCAATCTGCCCGACTGGGCGGATCGCTACCGACGGCTCGCGAAGGAGGCGGGCTCCACCTCGGGGAAGTGGCGGACCTCGACCGTAGAGGTGGCGCGCGGGCCGATGCTCGCGGTGACCGAGCCGGGGGTGCACGTGCTCACCGCCATGGTGTGCACGCAGCTGCTCAAGACGGCGCTGCTCGAGACGATCGTCGGCTATCACGCGCACATCAAGCCGGTACCGATGCTGCTCGTGCAGCCGAAGGAAGCCGCCGCCGAGCAGTTCTCGAAGGAGCGCATCTCGCCCATGATCCGGGCGACGCCGGTGCTTCGGGACCTGATGGGCTCGCGCAAGAGCCGGTCGGCCGAGGAGACGCTGCTCTACAAGGGCTTTCCGGGCGGCTTCCTCGCCCTGGCTGGCGCCGGATCGCCCGACAACCTCGCCCGGCGGCCCGTCTGCATCACGATGTACGACGAGGTCGACAAATACGTCCTGACGCGCGAGGGCGACGCGATCGGGCTCGGCGACGAGCGCCAGGCCACCTTCTCGGAATATCTGTCGGTCCGGGTCTGCTCGCCGACGATCGAGGGCGAGAGCCGCATCGAGGCGAGCTACCTCGCCGGCGACCAGCGGCAGGCCTCGGTCGAGTGCCCGCACTGCCGCCACCGCAACTTCATCGACTTCTTCAGGCACGTCGAGTGGGACAAGGAGCTCGACGAGGCCGGCAACGTCATCGCGCACCACCCGCGCACGGCGAAGATCTACTGCGAGGCCTGCGGCGTCGGCTGGGACGAGGGTGCCCGACTGCAGGCGCTGAAGACGACGCGCTGGCACCAGACGAAGGCGTTCCTGTGCTGCGGCAAGCACCAGGATCCGCTCGCCGTCTTCGAGGAGACGTGGCGGCGGCAGGGTGACAGCCGGCCGGCCGATCCGGTGCTGCAGACGTGGGACTGGTGGGCCGGCCCGCGATGGGCGGTTTACCGCGCGCGATGTCAGCACTGCGGCAAGTGGCCGGTCGACAACGAGCATGCCAGCTTCACCGCCGGCAAGCTGTTCTCGCCGTGGCCGAAGGATGCGCCGCCGAAGCAGGCGACGAAGTGGCTCGACATGAAGGACGACCCGGATCAGCGGGTCGTGTTCGACAACACGCAGCGCGGCCGGCCGCACCGGCGCGCCACAGGCAAGGACCTGAAGGCGGAGACGCTGGCGGCGCGAGCCGAGACCTGGCCGGGCGAGGTTCCGGACGGGATCGGCCTGATCACCGTCGGCGGCGACACGCAGGACGATCGCGTCGAGCTCGAGTTCGTCGGCTGGGGCACGAACGAGGAGAGCTGGTCGCTCGGCTACGTCGTAATCGAGGGCGACACCTCGAGCTTCGAGCTCTGGGATCGCGTCGACGAGCAGCTGCTGCGCACCTTCCGCCGCGCCGACGGTCGCGCGTTCGCGGTCGAGGCGGCGTGCATCGATTCGGGCGGTCACCGCACCAACGAGGTCTATGCGTTCGCCAAGGCGCGCCTGGGCCGCAAGGTGTGGGCCATCAAGGGCGCGTCGGAGAAGAGCGGCCAGCGCGCGCCGATCTGGCCGACGGTGAAGCCGTCAACGCGCAAGCGGTCGCAGTACAAGCCGACCGTGATCGGGGTGAACGCGGCGAAGGACACGATCCGCGCCAGGCTGGAAGAGGTTCGCGAGCCCGGGCCCGGGTTCATGCACTTCCATGCGAAGCGCGAGCTGGCCTGGTACGAGCAGCTGATCGTCGAACGACGCATCCTGAAGGTGATGGCGGGCTCCCGCTTCACGGTGTGGGAATGCCCGAAGGGCAAGGCAAACGAGGCACTGGACTGCCGGGTCTATGCCTACGCGGCGCTGCAGGGCCTGATCCATTTCGGCCTGCGCCTGAACGAACGCACCGAGGAACTGGCGACGCGGTTCATCGCGATCGCGGCGCCCGAGATGGCGCCGGCCGCCGAGGATGCCTGGATCAGCCGGTCCGGCGCCGACGGCGGCGAGAGCTGGCTATGA
- a CDS encoding phage head-tail joining protein has protein sequence MAFTSNDVEQLRAAIATGAVKVRYADREVTYRSLGEMRDILRMIQADMQGDALSNRCRTSVAAF, from the coding sequence ATGGCGTTCACGAGCAACGACGTAGAGCAGCTGCGTGCCGCGATCGCGACGGGCGCGGTGAAAGTGCGCTACGCCGACCGCGAGGTGACCTATCGATCGCTCGGCGAGATGCGCGATATCCTGCGCATGATCCAGGCGGACATGCAGGGCGACGCGCTGAGCAACCGCTGCCGCACGTCCGTGGCGGCGTTCTGA